In Amycolatopsis sp. EV170708-02-1, the following are encoded in one genomic region:
- a CDS encoding ABC transporter ATP-binding protein yields the protein MTDELLLEVEDLHVEFRTSDGVATVLNGVDYSVHAGETLAVLGESGSGKSVTAQTVMGILDSPPAVVTGGAVRYRGEDLLTATEERRREVRGGEIAMIFQDALSALNPVFTVGFQIEEQLRVRLGMSKKDARKRAIELLDIVRIPAAARRVREYPHQFSGGMRQRAMIAMSLALDPDLLIADEPTTALDVTVQAQIMDLLAEIQAERRMGLILITHDLAVVAEVADRIAVMYAGRIVEQADVTELFRSPGHPYTEALMASLPRLDLKGQTLETIKGLPPSLLNVPPGCPFHPRCPRAESRCETERPALHSLGFGRVSACHFADEVVSGRV from the coding sequence GTGACCGACGAATTGCTGCTAGAGGTGGAAGACCTCCACGTCGAATTCCGCACCTCCGACGGTGTCGCGACCGTGCTCAACGGCGTCGACTACTCCGTGCACGCCGGGGAAACCCTTGCCGTGCTGGGGGAATCGGGCTCCGGCAAGAGTGTCACGGCACAGACCGTGATGGGCATTCTCGACAGCCCTCCCGCCGTCGTCACCGGTGGCGCGGTCCGGTACCGCGGCGAGGACCTGCTCACCGCCACCGAAGAGCGGCGGCGCGAAGTGCGGGGCGGGGAGATCGCCATGATCTTCCAAGACGCGCTGTCGGCCTTGAATCCCGTGTTCACCGTGGGATTCCAGATCGAGGAGCAGCTGCGGGTCCGGCTCGGCATGTCCAAAAAGGACGCACGCAAACGGGCGATCGAACTGCTCGACATCGTGCGCATCCCCGCGGCCGCCCGCCGCGTCCGCGAGTACCCGCACCAGTTCTCGGGCGGGATGCGGCAGCGCGCGATGATCGCCATGTCGCTCGCGCTCGACCCGGATCTGCTGATCGCGGACGAGCCGACGACCGCGCTCGACGTCACCGTGCAGGCCCAGATCATGGATCTGCTGGCGGAGATCCAGGCCGAACGGCGGATGGGGCTGATCCTGATCACGCACGACCTGGCGGTGGTCGCCGAGGTCGCCGACCGGATCGCCGTGATGTACGCGGGCCGGATCGTCGAACAGGCCGACGTCACCGAGCTCTTCCGCTCGCCGGGGCATCCCTACACCGAGGCGCTGATGGCCTCGCTGCCGCGGCTCGACCTCAAAGGACAGACGCTGGAGACCATCAAGGGCCTGCCGCCGAGCCTGCTGAACGTCCCGCCCGGCTGCCCGTTCCATCCGCGGTGCCCGCGGGCGGAAAGCCGGTGCGAGACCGAACGGCCCGCCCTGCACAGCCTCGGCTTCGGCCGGGTCAGCGCCTGCCACTTCGCCGACGAGGTGGTGAGCGGCCGTGTCTGA
- a CDS encoding NAD(P)/FAD-dependent oxidoreductase, with the protein MAGVKSEPTRILVLGGGYVGLYTAYGLQKMLRANEASVTVVDPQPHMTYAPFLPEAAAGAIEPRHVVVPLRRVLKRCHVLTARVTKIEHERKAVTVEAADGHVEQLNYDVLVVALGAVARILPIPGLVEEGIAFKTIGEAIYLRNHVMTKLDEAASTLDPEQRKRLLTFTVVGGGFAGIEALAELEDMTRFAVENYYPNLKVEDIRWVLVEAAGRILPEVRETLGVYTVEQLEKRGIEVYLSTAAKSFENGHVVLSDGTEFDTDTIIWTAGVKANPVLASSDLPLDKRGRVEATAAMQVVGHPDVWTAGDNAAVPDLSRTEQDPTATCPPNAQHAVRQARLLSKNIIKVIRGGKPKDYYHKNLGAVASLGLHKGVADALNLKIKGFPAWLFHRAYHLKAMPTWNRKIRILFDWMLGGLFRREVISLGQINNPREEFDRLSKS; encoded by the coding sequence ATGGCTGGTGTTAAGTCGGAACCGACACGGATCCTCGTCCTTGGTGGTGGGTACGTCGGGCTCTACACGGCGTACGGGCTCCAGAAGATGCTCCGGGCCAACGAAGCGTCCGTGACGGTCGTTGATCCGCAGCCGCACATGACCTATGCCCCCTTCCTGCCCGAGGCGGCGGCCGGTGCGATCGAACCGCGGCACGTGGTCGTGCCGCTGAGGCGCGTGCTCAAGCGCTGCCACGTGCTCACCGCGCGCGTGACGAAGATCGAGCACGAGCGCAAAGCCGTGACGGTCGAGGCCGCCGACGGGCACGTCGAGCAGCTGAACTACGACGTCCTCGTGGTCGCGCTCGGCGCCGTCGCGCGCATCCTGCCGATCCCGGGCCTGGTCGAAGAAGGCATCGCCTTCAAGACCATCGGCGAGGCGATCTACCTGCGCAACCACGTCATGACGAAGCTGGACGAGGCCGCCAGCACGCTCGATCCCGAGCAGCGCAAGCGCCTGCTGACGTTCACCGTCGTCGGCGGCGGGTTCGCCGGTATCGAAGCGCTCGCCGAACTCGAGGACATGACCCGGTTCGCGGTGGAGAACTACTACCCGAACCTCAAGGTCGAGGACATCCGCTGGGTGCTCGTCGAGGCTGCCGGGCGGATCCTCCCCGAGGTGCGCGAGACGCTCGGCGTGTACACCGTCGAGCAGCTCGAAAAGCGCGGCATCGAAGTCTATTTGTCGACAGCGGCGAAGTCGTTCGAGAACGGCCACGTCGTGCTCTCGGACGGCACCGAATTCGACACCGACACGATCATCTGGACCGCCGGTGTGAAGGCGAACCCGGTGCTCGCCAGCTCGGACCTGCCGCTGGACAAGCGCGGCCGGGTCGAGGCCACCGCCGCGATGCAGGTCGTCGGGCACCCCGACGTCTGGACCGCCGGTGACAACGCCGCCGTGCCGGACCTCTCGCGTACCGAGCAGGACCCGACCGCGACCTGCCCGCCGAACGCGCAGCACGCCGTCCGTCAGGCGCGCCTGCTGTCGAAGAACATCATCAAGGTGATCCGCGGCGGCAAGCCGAAGGACTACTACCACAAGAACCTGGGTGCGGTGGCCAGCCTCGGCCTGCACAAGGGTGTCGCCGACGCGCTGAACCTGAAGATCAAGGGCTTCCCGGCCTGGCTCTTCCACCGCGCGTACCACCTCAAGGCGATGCCGACGTGGAACCGCAAGATCCGCATCCTGTTCGACTGGATGCTCGGTGGCCTGTTCCGCCGCGAGGTCATCTCGCTCGGCCAGATCAACAACCCACGCGAGGAGTTCGACAGGCTGTCGAAGTCCTGA
- a CDS encoding ABC transporter ATP-binding protein, which produces MSEPILRVENLVKYFPVRAGILFKRTIGHVKAVDGVSFDLMPGETLGVVGESGCGKSTLAQVLMRLEEPTGGLATFEGRDIFALRGAELRRLRREIQIVLQDPYTSLNPRMTVGDIIGEPFEIHTEVAPKGSRAAKVRELLDVVGLNPEHINRYPHQFSGGQRQRIGIARALALRPKVIICDEPVSALDVSIQAQVMNLLGELQKEFGLSYVFIAHDLSVVRHLSTRVAVMYLGKIVEMGTEEEIYEHPSHPYTQALLSAVPVADPALRGQRQVIRLEGDVPSPLDPPSGCRFRTRCWKAQDICADQEPELITRSGGHLSACHFAEEKTVVP; this is translated from the coding sequence GTGTCTGAGCCCATTCTGCGGGTCGAGAACCTGGTGAAGTACTTCCCGGTACGGGCCGGGATCCTCTTCAAACGCACCATCGGGCATGTGAAGGCCGTCGACGGGGTCTCCTTCGACCTGATGCCGGGGGAAACGCTGGGCGTCGTGGGGGAGTCCGGTTGCGGCAAGTCCACGCTGGCCCAGGTGCTGATGCGGCTGGAGGAGCCGACGGGCGGGCTCGCGACCTTCGAAGGCCGCGACATCTTCGCGTTGCGAGGAGCCGAGCTGAGGAGGCTGCGGCGCGAAATCCAGATCGTGCTGCAGGATCCGTACACCTCGCTGAACCCGAGGATGACGGTCGGCGACATCATCGGCGAACCCTTCGAAATCCACACCGAGGTGGCGCCGAAGGGCTCGCGGGCGGCGAAGGTGCGGGAGCTGCTCGACGTCGTCGGATTGAACCCCGAGCACATCAACCGCTATCCGCACCAGTTCTCCGGCGGACAGCGTCAGCGCATCGGGATCGCGCGGGCGCTGGCGTTGCGGCCGAAGGTCATCATCTGCGACGAACCGGTGTCCGCGCTGGACGTTTCGATCCAGGCGCAGGTGATGAACCTGCTCGGTGAACTACAGAAGGAATTCGGCCTTTCCTATGTGTTCATCGCACACGATCTGTCCGTTGTCCGTCACCTTTCCACGCGAGTGGCGGTGATGTATCTCGGCAAGATCGTGGAAATGGGGACGGAAGAGGAGATCTATGAACATCCGTCGCATCCCTATACGCAGGCGCTGCTGTCCGCGGTGCCGGTCGCGGATCCGGCGTTGCGCGGGCAGCGGCAGGTGATCCGCCTGGAAGGCGACGTGCCGAGCCCGCTGGATCCGCCGTCCGGCTGCCGGTTCCGCACCCGGTGCTGGAAGGCGCAGGACATTTGCGCGGATCAGGAACCCGAATTGATCACCCGGTCGGGCGGGCATTTGTCCGCCTGTCATTTCGCGGAAGAGAAAACCGTCGTCCCCTGA
- a CDS encoding S8 family serine peptidase: MKKPRSLVIALAVPLFGAIVAAPTASAQPQLSGAATEFSVLAREGQSVASVERAIRAAGGTVVTSNAAVGLITATAPANGFAERVSADRAVFGAAKAKAIGTAPKQGKVKDKPGAVEKEGRGGASAKKPVQANAAGMDPLDDQLWGLKSVRSDLSRTKQPGDKRVKVGVIDTGVDGSHPDIAPNFDRAASRNFTKDIVTDVNGAVVDGPCEFRSCVDPVDHDDNGHGTHVAGTIGAAANGFGVSGVAPNVTLVNLRAGQDSGSFFLQPTVDAITYAGDAGVDVVNMSFFTDPWLYNCTANPADSAEQQAEQRTIIEATTRALNYAHRKGVTQVVSLGNQHSDLGAPQPDASSPNYPSNSTHPRQIDNASCLSLPVEGPHTIGVSSFGPSQAKADYSNYGVEQISVSAPGGYFRDYFGTPWHRTNENMILSTYPRNVGVAEGMIDAEGNLTPDGVAAGIQKATAADGRVGYYQWLQGTSMASPHATGVAALIVSQYGKGSRDFGMNPDAVQRVLEGTASDIACPTPRTVDYLKEGRDASFTATCTGDASFNGFYGHGAVDAWSAVTRGSQYLRG, encoded by the coding sequence GTGAAAAAGCCAAGATCTCTCGTGATCGCGCTCGCGGTACCGCTGTTCGGTGCAATCGTGGCCGCGCCGACGGCTTCCGCGCAGCCACAGCTTTCCGGTGCGGCGACCGAATTCTCCGTCCTGGCCCGTGAAGGCCAAAGCGTGGCCTCGGTGGAAAGGGCGATCCGCGCCGCCGGGGGCACCGTGGTGACGAGCAACGCCGCGGTCGGCCTGATCACCGCGACCGCGCCCGCCAACGGTTTCGCGGAACGGGTCTCCGCGGACCGCGCGGTTTTCGGTGCCGCAAAAGCGAAGGCGATCGGCACCGCGCCGAAGCAGGGCAAGGTGAAGGACAAGCCGGGTGCCGTCGAGAAGGAGGGCCGCGGCGGCGCGTCGGCCAAGAAGCCGGTGCAGGCGAACGCCGCCGGCATGGACCCGCTCGACGATCAGCTCTGGGGCCTCAAATCCGTCCGGTCGGACCTTTCGCGTACCAAGCAGCCGGGTGACAAGCGGGTGAAGGTCGGCGTCATCGACACCGGCGTCGACGGCAGTCACCCGGACATCGCGCCGAACTTCGACCGTGCGGCGTCGCGGAACTTCACGAAGGACATCGTCACCGATGTGAACGGCGCCGTCGTCGACGGGCCGTGTGAGTTCCGTAGCTGTGTCGACCCGGTGGACCACGACGACAACGGGCACGGCACGCACGTCGCCGGCACCATCGGCGCGGCCGCGAACGGTTTCGGTGTCTCGGGGGTCGCCCCGAACGTGACGCTGGTGAACCTCCGCGCCGGGCAGGACTCGGGCTCGTTCTTCCTGCAGCCGACCGTGGACGCGATCACCTACGCCGGCGACGCCGGTGTGGACGTCGTGAACATGAGCTTCTTCACGGATCCCTGGCTGTACAACTGCACCGCGAACCCCGCGGACTCGGCGGAGCAGCAGGCCGAGCAGCGCACCATCATCGAGGCGACGACCCGTGCGCTGAACTACGCGCACCGCAAGGGCGTCACCCAGGTCGTCTCGCTGGGCAACCAGCACAGCGACCTCGGCGCCCCGCAGCCCGACGCGTCGAGCCCGAACTACCCTTCGAACAGCACGCACCCGCGGCAGATCGACAACGCGAGCTGCCTCTCGCTGCCCGTCGAGGGCCCGCACACGATCGGCGTCTCGTCCTTCGGCCCGTCGCAGGCGAAGGCGGACTACTCGAACTACGGCGTCGAGCAGATCTCGGTGTCCGCGCCCGGCGGATACTTCCGTGACTACTTCGGCACCCCGTGGCACCGCACGAACGAGAACATGATCCTTTCGACGTACCCGCGCAACGTCGGTGTCGCGGAGGGCATGATCGACGCGGAGGGGAACCTCACGCCCGACGGTGTCGCCGCCGGTATCCAGAAGGCGACCGCCGCCGACGGCCGCGTCGGCTACTACCAGTGGCTGCAGGGGACGTCGATGGCGTCGCCGCACGCGACCGGTGTCGCCGCGCTGATCGTTTCGCAGTACGGCAAGGGTTCGCGCGACTTCGGGATGAACCCGGACGCCGTGCAGCGGGTGCTCGAGGGCACCGCTTCGGACATCGCCTGCCCGACGCCGCGGACCGTCGACTACCTGAAGGAAGGCCGGGACGCGTCGTTCACCGCGACCTGCACCGGTGACGCTTCGTTCAACGGCTTCTACGGCCACGGGGCCGTCGACGCCTGGTCGGCCGTGACGCGCGGTTCGCAGTACCTGCGAGGCTGA
- a CDS encoding uracil-DNA glycosylase, with protein MRFRSLAELDAEVVDCRACPRLVAWREEIAVVKRAAFAGETYWARPVPGFGPADASLAIVGLAPSAHGANRTGRLFTGDPSGDVLFKALHRVGVASQPTSTHIGDGLELRGTRMVSPVRCAPPANKPTPEERETCRSWLAAELTLLKPTLKAVVVLGAFGWQALLPVLAEAGWPVPAPRPKFGHGVEVELGDLRLFGCYHVSQRNVQTGRLTLDMVCDVLASATSAAGLN; from the coding sequence ATGAGGTTCCGTTCGCTCGCCGAACTCGACGCCGAGGTCGTGGATTGCCGTGCCTGCCCGCGGCTGGTCGCCTGGCGCGAGGAGATCGCCGTGGTCAAACGGGCGGCGTTCGCCGGCGAGACCTATTGGGCCCGCCCGGTGCCCGGCTTCGGCCCGGCGGACGCGTCGCTGGCGATCGTCGGCCTCGCCCCGTCGGCACACGGCGCGAACCGGACCGGGCGGCTGTTCACCGGTGACCCGTCCGGCGATGTCCTCTTCAAGGCGCTTCACCGGGTCGGAGTCGCCTCGCAGCCGACGTCGACCCATATAGGTGACGGGCTCGAGCTGCGAGGCACCCGGATGGTCTCCCCGGTGAGATGCGCGCCACCCGCCAACAAGCCCACACCTGAGGAACGGGAAACCTGCCGATCGTGGCTCGCGGCCGAGCTCACGCTGCTGAAGCCGACGCTGAAGGCCGTGGTGGTGCTCGGCGCGTTCGGCTGGCAGGCGTTGCTGCCGGTGCTCGCGGAGGCCGGCTGGCCGGTGCCCGCGCCACGCCCGAAATTCGGTCACGGAGTCGAAGTGGAACTCGGCGACCTGCGCCTTTTCGGCTGTTATCACGTGTCGCAGCGCAATGTCCAGACCGGCCGCCTGACGCTTGACATGGTGTGCGACGTCCTGGCCTCCGCGACCTCGGCGGCGGGCTTGAACTGA
- a CDS encoding ABC transporter permease — protein sequence MTDPNVAGGVSSVDVASAGVADDSAVAHKPRSLGGDAWRMLRKRPSFIISAVIIALVVLIAIAPDLFSSRPAGFSDLLHANEGPSADAWFGYDNQGYDVYARTIHGARASLLVGVFATILTILIGSVVGIIAGYYGRLVDSLFSRVGDIFAALPFVLGAIVILTTFNAPGSNPGVVTIIVQVVVSIAALSWPVAMRIMRSATLVAKQLDYVKAARGLGASTPRIVFRHLLPNTVAPVLVYGTIALGAFIGAEATLAYLGVGVRPPVVSWGVMISDARDYFRVNPHMLLFPAGFVTITVLAFVMLGDGIRDALDPKAR from the coding sequence ATGACTGACCCCAACGTGGCCGGCGGAGTGTCCTCTGTGGACGTCGCGAGCGCCGGTGTCGCCGACGATTCCGCGGTGGCGCACAAACCGCGCAGTCTCGGCGGCGACGCCTGGCGGATGTTGCGCAAGCGCCCGTCGTTCATCATCTCCGCCGTCATCATCGCGCTCGTCGTGCTCATCGCGATCGCGCCCGATCTGTTCAGCTCCCGGCCCGCCGGGTTCAGCGATCTGCTCCACGCCAACGAAGGACCGTCCGCGGACGCCTGGTTCGGCTACGACAACCAGGGCTACGACGTCTACGCGCGGACCATCCACGGCGCGCGGGCGTCGCTGCTGGTCGGGGTCTTCGCGACGATCCTGACGATCCTCATCGGTTCGGTGGTCGGGATCATCGCCGGGTACTACGGCCGTCTCGTCGACAGCCTGTTCTCGCGGGTGGGCGACATCTTCGCGGCGCTGCCGTTCGTGCTCGGCGCGATCGTCATCCTGACCACGTTCAACGCGCCCGGCTCGAATCCCGGTGTGGTCACCATCATCGTGCAGGTGGTCGTCTCGATCGCCGCGCTGAGCTGGCCGGTGGCGATGCGGATCATGCGGTCGGCGACGCTGGTGGCCAAACAGCTCGACTACGTCAAGGCCGCGCGCGGTCTCGGCGCGAGCACGCCGCGTATCGTGTTCCGGCATCTGCTGCCCAACACGGTCGCGCCGGTGCTGGTCTACGGGACCATCGCGCTCGGCGCGTTCATCGGCGCGGAAGCGACACTGGCGTATCTCGGTGTCGGTGTGCGGCCGCCGGTCGTCTCGTGGGGTGTGATGATCAGCGACGCGCGGGACTACTTCCGGGTGAATCCGCACATGCTGTTGTTCCCCGCCGGGTTCGTGACCATCACCGTGCTCGCGTTCGTCATGCTCGGTGACGGGATCCGCGACGCGCTCGACCCGAAGGCCCGGTGA
- a CDS encoding S10 family peptidase: MPDTNPDAKATDEKDTPSVETKVEPTDDLVTTKHTLTLKRKKLAYTAQTGRIVLRKEVITDGKSEGHKAKAEVFLTSYTLDDAEAGSRPVTFAFNGGPGSASVWLHMGLLGPRRVLSGDVDDPVAPPYGLTDNQETLLAHSDLVFIDPVSTGYSRAVDGEAAKEYHGYTADIESIGEVIRLWVSRKQRWLSPKFLAGESYGTLRAAGLASHLQERHGMYFNGLLLISSVLDLGTLRFTEGNDLPYSLYVPTYAAIAHYHGLHGDRPLDDVLADAEDFAAKELPWALARGARLSTQDRAEAVATLASLTGLSESYVDRVNLRIEHVRYFTELLRDKGLVVGRMDGRFTTWEPDGGREHMSDDPSISRIIGAYTGGLNHYVRAELGYENDLPYEILSTDVFKAWSYSDFEGRSVSSVDSLASAMRANPHLRVHVAFGHYDGATPYFASEHVLARLQIPEELRENIDTAYYPAGHMMYVHEESRVRQAKDLAKFIKAASGK, translated from the coding sequence ATGCCGGACACCAATCCCGATGCGAAGGCCACCGACGAGAAGGACACCCCGTCGGTGGAAACCAAGGTCGAGCCGACCGACGACCTGGTCACCACGAAGCACACGCTGACGCTCAAGCGCAAGAAGCTCGCCTATACCGCCCAAACCGGGCGGATCGTGCTGCGGAAGGAGGTCATCACCGACGGCAAGTCCGAAGGCCACAAGGCCAAGGCCGAGGTGTTCCTGACCTCCTACACGCTCGACGACGCGGAGGCCGGCTCGCGCCCCGTCACGTTCGCGTTCAACGGTGGGCCCGGCTCGGCGAGTGTCTGGCTGCACATGGGCCTGCTCGGCCCGCGCCGCGTGCTTTCGGGCGACGTCGACGACCCGGTCGCGCCGCCCTACGGGCTGACCGACAACCAGGAAACCCTGCTGGCGCACAGCGACCTGGTGTTCATCGACCCGGTGTCGACCGGCTACTCACGCGCCGTGGACGGTGAGGCGGCCAAGGAGTACCACGGGTACACCGCCGACATCGAGTCCATCGGCGAGGTCATCCGGCTCTGGGTCTCGCGCAAACAGCGCTGGCTTTCGCCGAAGTTCCTGGCCGGCGAGTCGTACGGCACGCTCCGCGCGGCCGGGCTGGCGTCGCATCTGCAGGAACGCCACGGGATGTACTTCAACGGGCTCCTGCTGATCTCTTCCGTGCTGGATCTGGGCACGCTGCGGTTCACCGAGGGCAACGACCTGCCGTACTCGCTTTACGTGCCGACGTACGCGGCGATCGCGCATTACCACGGGCTCCACGGCGACCGGCCGCTCGACGACGTCCTCGCCGACGCCGAGGACTTCGCGGCAAAGGAACTCCCCTGGGCCCTCGCCCGCGGCGCGCGTCTGTCCACACAGGACCGCGCGGAAGCGGTGGCGACGCTCGCTTCGCTGACCGGACTGAGCGAGTCCTATGTGGACCGGGTCAACCTGCGGATCGAGCACGTCCGGTACTTCACCGAACTGCTGCGGGACAAGGGCCTGGTCGTCGGCCGGATGGACGGCCGGTTCACCACCTGGGAGCCCGACGGCGGCCGCGAGCATATGAGCGACGACCCGTCGATCTCGCGGATCATCGGCGCCTACACGGGCGGGCTCAACCACTACGTGCGGGCCGAACTCGGCTACGAGAACGACCTGCCGTACGAGATCCTCTCGACGGACGTCTTCAAAGCCTGGTCGTACTCGGACTTCGAGGGGCGCTCGGTGTCCTCTGTGGACTCACTCGCGTCGGCCATGCGGGCGAACCCGCATCTTCGCGTACACGTCGCCTTCGGTCACTACGATGGCGCGACGCCGTACTTCGCTTCGGAGCATGTGCTGGCACGCCTGCAGATTCCCGAGGAGCTGCGGGAGAACATCGACACCGCGTACTACCCGGCCGGGCACATGATGTACGTGCACGAGGAGTCGCGGGTGCGGCAGGCGAAGGACCTGGCGAAGTTCATCAAGGCCGCTTCCGGAAAGTAG
- a CDS encoding endonuclease V: MDIVTAHDRPSTPRQAVEIQETLRGLVDLEDRCPQEIVTVTGLDVAYDEGSGLIAAAAVTLEASGFRVVEKRSVVSRVPFPYEPGLFAFRELPPLLDALRALDHVPDLLVCDGHGLAHPRRFGLACHVGVVTGLPSVGVGKTRFVGEHDEPGGTRGSRAPLLDEGEVVGAVLRTQDGVKPVYVSVGHKISLDNACRQVLRLAPSFRQPETTRHADRLARDTLKEAL, encoded by the coding sequence GTGGACATCGTCACGGCGCATGATCGCCCGAGCACGCCCCGGCAGGCGGTCGAGATCCAGGAAACCCTGCGTGGCCTGGTCGATCTCGAAGATCGCTGTCCACAAGAGATCGTCACGGTCACCGGTCTGGACGTCGCGTACGACGAGGGCAGCGGCCTCATCGCCGCGGCCGCGGTCACCCTGGAGGCCTCCGGATTCCGCGTCGTGGAAAAGCGATCGGTCGTTTCCCGGGTTCCGTTCCCGTACGAACCGGGCCTTTTCGCGTTTCGTGAGCTTCCCCCGCTGCTCGACGCCCTCCGCGCGCTCGACCACGTCCCGGATCTGCTGGTCTGCGACGGGCACGGCCTGGCACACCCGCGCCGGTTCGGGCTCGCCTGCCATGTCGGCGTCGTGACCGGCCTCCCGTCCGTCGGCGTCGGCAAGACCCGGTTCGTCGGCGAGCACGACGAACCCGGCGGCACCCGCGGCTCGCGCGCACCCCTGCTGGACGAGGGCGAGGTCGTCGGCGCGGTCTTGCGCACCCAGGACGGGGTGAAGCCTGTTTACGTCTCCGTCGGGCACAAGATCTCGCTGGACAACGCGTGCCGCCAGGTGCTGCGGCTGGCCCCGTCGTTCCGGCAGCCGGAGACGACCCGGCACGCCGACCGCCTCGCCCGCGACACGCTGAAAGAAGCGTTATGA